A DNA window from Mobula hypostoma chromosome 3, sMobHyp1.1, whole genome shotgun sequence contains the following coding sequences:
- the LOC134343452 gene encoding extracellular superoxide dismutase [Cu-Zn]-like, protein MQRFLTNLLLFTSSVVAQIHGRYGNVYNTRSQTVGLRSKLFNITTPQPAAQRCAFCRMEPNTDLGDGCLSITGPVLFSQIAPNGKLKAYFNLQGFPQSDSQSLRAMHVHQYGVVNGRCSTTGPHYNPRNVNHPRHPGDFNNFKVKGGRIVKLLINLKAKLFGQESILGRGLVLHEQEDDLGLGGNKESLKTGNSGRRLACCTITLTNCDLWNHTVTIT, encoded by the coding sequence ATGCAGCGTTTCTTGACCAACCTATTGCTCTTCACTAGTTCAGTCGTGGCTCAGATACACGGACGGTACGGAAACGTCTACAATACAAGGAGCCAAACTGTGGGCTTGCGGAGCAAGCTGTTTAACATCACAACGCCTCAGCCGGCAGCCCAGCGCTGCGCCTTTTGTCGGATGGAGCCCAACACGGACCTCGGCGATGGCTGCCTATCTATTACCGGCCCCGTGCTGTTCTCCCAGATCGCTCCGAACGGCAAACTCAAAGCGTATTTCAACTTGCAGGGATTCCCGCAGTCCGACTCCCAGTCGCTGCGCGCCATGCATGTCCACCAGTACGGAGTGGTGAACGGTAGGTGTTCCACTACCGGGCCGCATTACAATCCCCGAAATGTCAACCACCCCCGGCACCCCGGTGACTTCAACAACTTCAAGGTGAAGGGCGGCAGGATCGTGAAGTTGTTGATTAACCTCAAAGCCAAACTGTTCGGACAGGAATCGATCCTCGGCCGTGGGCTGGTGCTCCACGAGCAGGAAGATGACCTGGGGCTCGGCGGCAACAAGGAAAGTTTGAAGACTGGGAATTCTGGCCGAAGGCTGGCGTGTTGCACCATCACACTCACCAACTGTGACCTCTGGAATCATACGGTGACCATCACGTGA